One region of Sphingomonas abietis genomic DNA includes:
- a CDS encoding winged helix-turn-helix transcriptional regulator has protein sequence MVLKLRSKVQALPGCPMSKCMGLLGGLWTPELLWALSEGARRFSELRRDCPFISAKVITSRLRDLEQRGVLTRTVMPTSPPTVEYELTPLGRELLPAIRAIVEVGSRLLLRDVPAGAA, from the coding sequence ATGGTACTGAAGCTCAGAAGCAAGGTTCAGGCGCTGCCGGGTTGCCCGATGTCGAAATGCATGGGCTTGCTTGGCGGGCTGTGGACGCCCGAATTGCTCTGGGCTCTCAGCGAAGGCGCGCGCCGCTTCTCCGAGCTTCGCCGGGACTGTCCGTTCATTTCGGCCAAGGTCATCACGAGCAGGTTACGCGACCTCGAGCAGCGTGGCGTATTGACGCGGACTGTGATGCCGACGTCGCCCCCGACGGTCGAATATGAGCTGACCCCGCTGGGACGCGAACTGCTCCCGGCGATCCGCGCGATCGTCGAGGTCGGGTCTCGGCTGCTTCTGCGCGACGTCCCGGCCGGCGCGGCGTAA
- a CDS encoding FMN-dependent NADH-azoreductase, which produces MQVLVLQTSLRGADSASRALVDTYLNTLQAHHRDVTITVRDLASQPIPHLPAALIPVQLGLSEGADESAALAEELIVELERADIVVIGVAFYNFMISSSLKAWSDYVVRVRRTFVYGAEGPIGLLPAGKKVIAFMASGGVYSAGPAAAMDLAIPYLRTIFGFIGITDVEVVRAEAQADPTAGPVALDRALEAARLFA; this is translated from the coding sequence ATGCAGGTTCTCGTTCTCCAAACCAGTCTTCGTGGCGCCGATTCGGCGAGCCGCGCGCTCGTCGATACCTATCTGAACACGCTTCAGGCCCATCATCGCGATGTGACGATCACGGTTCGCGATCTCGCGAGCCAGCCGATTCCGCATCTCCCCGCGGCACTGATACCGGTGCAGCTCGGTTTGAGCGAAGGTGCCGATGAATCCGCCGCGCTGGCGGAAGAATTGATCGTCGAACTGGAACGGGCCGACATCGTCGTGATCGGCGTAGCATTCTACAATTTCATGATCTCGTCGTCGTTGAAGGCGTGGTCCGATTATGTCGTGCGGGTGCGCCGCACGTTCGTCTATGGCGCCGAAGGGCCGATCGGGCTTCTCCCCGCAGGCAAGAAGGTCATCGCGTTCATGGCCAGTGGCGGCGTCTACAGCGCCGGGCCGGCCGCCGCGATGGACCTTGCCATCCCCTATCTGCGCACGATCTTCGGCTTCATCGGAATCACCGACGTCGAGGTGGTGCGCGCCGAAGCGCAGGCCGATCCCACCGCCGGCCCGGTGGCTCTGGACAGGGCTCTGGAGGCGGCCAGGCTGTTTGCCTGA
- a CDS encoding 3TM-type holin yields the protein MADAPSPPPVGTPLDIEDLSADPFTSRARPAFLYVMYGLLLGAFPMAAIAAASPDTAAVCTRAFAAYLNAIPEPLYALFGTGYLGYTVVREWGRAKTPRP from the coding sequence ATGGCCGATGCCCCCTCTCCTCCGCCCGTGGGCACGCCGCTGGACATCGAGGATCTCTCCGCCGATCCCTTCACCAGCCGCGCCCGCCCGGCCTTCCTCTATGTGATGTACGGGCTGCTGCTCGGCGCCTTCCCGATGGCGGCGATCGCCGCGGCCAGTCCGGACACCGCAGCGGTCTGCACCCGTGCCTTCGCCGCCTATCTGAACGCCATACCCGAGCCGCTCTATGCGCTCTTCGGCACCGGCTATCTCGGCTATACGGTGGTCCGCGAATGGGGCCGCGCCAAGACGCCGCGACCATGA
- a CDS encoding glycoside hydrolase family 108 protein — protein MDPTPLIDELIAREGGYVTHPADRGGPTRYGITQAVARAHGYAGDMARLPLATANAIYRADYWTKPGLDGIAALAPKVAAELFDTGANMGTGTAAGFLRRALNALNRNGADYPDIAAAGVIDAAALTALKAFLRVRGVAGETILVKALDALQGERYVALAEARPADEAFLYGWLANRIG, from the coding sequence ATGGACCCGACACCGCTGATCGACGAACTGATCGCCCGCGAGGGCGGCTATGTGACGCACCCGGCCGACAGAGGCGGGCCGACCCGCTACGGCATCACCCAGGCCGTCGCCCGTGCGCACGGCTATGCAGGCGACATGGCCCGGCTGCCGCTCGCCACCGCCAACGCCATCTATCGTGCGGATTACTGGACCAAGCCGGGACTCGACGGCATCGCTGCGCTGGCGCCGAAGGTGGCGGCCGAATTGTTCGATACCGGCGCGAACATGGGCACCGGCACCGCTGCCGGCTTCCTGCGGCGTGCGCTCAATGCGCTCAACCGCAACGGCGCCGACTATCCCGACATCGCCGCCGCCGGCGTGATCGATGCCGCCGCCCTCACCGCGCTCAAGGCCTTCCTGCGTGTGCGCGGGGTTGCCGGAGAAACCATATTGGTGAAGGCGCTCGATGCGCTGCAGGGTGAGCGCTATGTCGCGCTGGCGGAGGCCCGGCCGGCCGACGAAGCGTTTCTCTACGGCTGGCTCGCGAACCGGATCGGCTGA
- the ctrA gene encoding response regulator transcription factor CtrA — MRVLLIEDDPTTAKAIELMLGAEGFNTYTTDLGEEGLDLGKLYDYDIICLDLNLPDMHGYDVLKKLRVAKVQTPVLILSGVSEMDSKVRALGFGADDYVVKPFHREELVARIHAIVRRSKGHSQSVIKTGKLQVNLDAKTVEVDSSRVHLTGKEYAMLELLSLRKGTTLTKEMFLNHLYGGMDEPELKIIDVFICKLRKKLSLACEGENYIETVWGRGYVLRDPQEIGAAQVA; from the coding sequence ATGCGCGTGCTCCTGATCGAAGATGATCCTACCACGGCGAAGGCGATCGAGCTGATGCTCGGCGCCGAGGGCTTCAACACCTACACCACCGATCTCGGTGAGGAGGGCTTGGATCTCGGCAAGCTGTATGACTACGACATCATCTGCCTCGATCTCAACCTGCCCGACATGCACGGCTATGACGTGCTCAAGAAGCTCCGCGTCGCCAAGGTGCAGACGCCGGTGCTGATCCTCTCCGGCGTGTCCGAGATGGACAGCAAGGTCCGCGCGCTCGGCTTCGGCGCCGACGACTATGTCGTGAAACCCTTCCACCGCGAAGAGCTGGTCGCCCGCATCCATGCGATCGTCCGCCGCTCCAAGGGCCATTCGCAGTCGGTCATCAAGACCGGCAAGCTCCAGGTCAATCTCGACGCCAAGACGGTCGAGGTCGACAGCAGCCGCGTGCATCTCACCGGCAAGGAATATGCGATGCTGGAGCTGCTCTCGCTTCGCAAGGGCACCACGCTGACTAAGGAGATGTTCCTGAACCATCTCTATGGCGGCATGGACGAACCCGAGCTCAAGATCATCGACGTGTTCATCTGCAAGCTGCGGAAGAAATTGTCGCTCGCCTGCGAAGGCGAGAATTATATCGAGACCGTGTGGGGCCGCGGCTATGTGCTACGCGATCCGCAAGAAATCGGCGCCGCGCAGGTCGCCTGA
- a CDS encoding RluA family pseudouridine synthase, producing the protein MLTDHILFIDAEAIVIDKPAGLPVDTPRDGSPSVETARESLLFGFQRPPLAVHRLDRDTSGCLLLARNPRAHKRFAAAFEAGLADKTYLAVLDGVPADEGGRIALALSKYSTRADGWRMVPDARGKAATTDWRVLGVADGRALVEFRPQTGRTHQLRVHAAEGIGIPILGDPVYGQGGKEGASMMMLHAVRLGLPRDPHPAIAAEAPLPPSFAPWASLLDADA; encoded by the coding sequence ATGCTGACAGACCATATTCTCTTCATCGACGCCGAGGCGATCGTGATCGACAAGCCGGCGGGCCTGCCGGTGGACACGCCGCGCGATGGCTCGCCGAGTGTGGAGACTGCGCGCGAATCCTTGCTTTTCGGTTTCCAGCGGCCGCCGCTGGCGGTGCATCGTCTCGATCGCGACACCTCGGGCTGCCTGCTGCTCGCGCGCAACCCGCGCGCCCACAAGCGCTTCGCCGCCGCGTTCGAGGCGGGGCTGGCGGACAAGACCTATCTGGCCGTGCTGGACGGGGTGCCGGCGGACGAGGGCGGCCGAATCGCGCTGGCGCTGTCCAAATATTCGACGCGGGCCGATGGCTGGCGGATGGTGCCCGACGCCAGGGGCAAGGCGGCGACCACCGATTGGCGGGTGCTGGGCGTGGCGGACGGCCGTGCGCTGGTCGAGTTCCGGCCGCAGACCGGGCGCACCCACCAGCTGCGCGTCCATGCCGCCGAAGGGATCGGCATCCCGATCCTCGGCGATCCGGTCTATGGGCAGGGCGGCAAGGAAGGGGCGTCGATGATGATGCTTCATGCCGTGCGGCTGGGCCTGCCGCGCGATCCCCATCCGGCGATCGCCGCCGAGGCGCCGCTGCCGCCGAGCTTCGCGCCGTGGGCGAGCCTGCTCGATGCCGACGCCTGA